A genome region from Nocardia sp. NBC_01730 includes the following:
- a CDS encoding IS5 family transposase, which produces MLPERRLYDPRHPLGCHRRRIDDRIVFDKLIQVLRFGCSYEAIADAARSATTIRNRRDEWLAAGVFARLKTIALGSYDRIVGLVLDDIAMDGCITKAPGGGEVAGPSPVDRRKQGMKRSLLVEGYGIPLGRVLAGANRHDSPLLAPTLDCLDELGPLPEQITVYLDSGYDSGKTRDLLAGRGLRGNIAVKGVKAPVQASGRWHVERTNSWHNAFDKLQRCYERRERVIDAFFDLADAVITVRALIRRAWTTHRWDTRSAHRR; this is translated from the coding sequence CTGTTGCCTGAGCGTCGCCTCTACGATCCCCGGCATCCACTGGGCTGCCACCGCCGCCGCATCGACGACCGGATCGTGTTCGACAAGCTGATCCAGGTGCTGCGCTTCGGCTGTTCCTACGAGGCCATCGCCGATGCGGCACGCTCGGCGACCACGATCCGCAACCGCCGCGACGAATGGCTCGCCGCCGGGGTCTTCGCCCGGCTGAAGACGATCGCTCTGGGCAGCTACGACCGCATCGTCGGCCTGGTCCTCGACGACATCGCAATGGACGGCTGTATCACCAAGGCACCCGGCGGCGGGGAAGTCGCCGGGCCGTCCCCGGTCGACCGCCGCAAGCAGGGTATGAAGCGTTCACTGCTGGTCGAGGGCTACGGGATCCCGCTGGGGCGAGTCCTGGCCGGCGCGAACCGGCATGACTCACCCTTGCTGGCACCCACCCTCGACTGTCTCGACGAGCTGGGGCCGCTGCCCGAGCAGATCACCGTTTACCTGGACTCGGGCTACGACTCGGGCAAGACTCGCGACCTGCTCGCCGGTCGTGGTCTGCGTGGGAACATCGCGGTCAAGGGCGTGAAGGCCCCGGTGCAGGCGAGCGGACGCTGGCACGTGGAGCGAACGAACTCCTGGCACAACGCCTTCGACAAGCTGCAGCGTTGCTACGAACGACGCGAACGTGTCATCGACGCCTTCTTCGATCTCGCCGATGCAGTCATCACCGTCCGCGCCCTCATCCGCCGCGCCTGGACCACCCACCGCTGGGACACTCGGTCAGCACACCGCCGGTGA